A genomic stretch from Nerophis ophidion isolate RoL-2023_Sa linkage group LG14, RoL_Noph_v1.0, whole genome shotgun sequence includes:
- the LOC133568169 gene encoding probable D-lactate dehydrogenase, mitochondrial produces MGSMSLVVAASRRLFRHCRSLTTTIRSRGAAVDSALPAFRSICGEDGVSLGAAVREQHGKDESVHRCRPPDVVVFPRCVEEVSALAKVCHSKRLPIIPFGTGTGLEGGVGALKGGVCFSLRNMDQILDLHQEDFDVTVEPGVTRKTLNANLRDTGLWFPVDPGADASLCGMAASSASGTNAVRYGTMRENVMNLEVVLADGTTIHTAGKGRRPKKTSAGYNLTNLFVGSEGTLGIITKTTLRLYGIPDSMVSAVCSFPTVQAAVDSTVQILQAGVAIARIEFLDDVMIDACNKFSSLSYPVTPTLFLEFHGSEQSLEEQVTTTEEITQANEGSDFEWARDAEKRNRLWKARHDAWYAAQALRPGCKAYSTDVCVPISRLPQIIVETKADLLENKLTGPIAGHVGDGNFHCLMVLDPDDPEELHQVHLFSERLARRALAMNGTCTGEHGVGLGKRGLLYEEMGPETMRVMQNIKNALDPKNLMNPGKVFLAEEH; encoded by the exons ATGGGAAGCATGTCGCTTGTCGTGGCGGCGAGTAGAAGACTCTTTCGTCATTGTCGAAGCTTGACGACAACAATCCGCAGCAGA GGTGCTGCTGTGGACAGTGCACTTCCTGCATTCAGATCAATATGCGGAGAGGATGGCGTCTCTCTGGGAGCCGCTGTCCGAGAACAACACGGAAAAGATGAATCCGTACACAG ATGCCGTCCACCGGATGTGGTGGTTTTTCCGCGCTGTGTGGAGGAAGTCAGCGCCCTTGCCAAAGTCTGTCATAGCAAACGCCTTCCCATCATCCCGTTTGGCACTGGAACTGGCCTGGAGGGAGGGGTAGGAGCACTGAAG GGTGGTGTATGCTTCAGCCTGAGGAACATGGATCAGATTCTGGATCTCCACCAGGAGGATTTTGATGTGACGGTTGAGCCTGGTGTGACCCGGAAGACTCTGAATGCAAACTTACGAGACACAGGACTGTGGTTTCCTGTTG ATCCTGGAGCTGATGCTTCGCTGTGTGGTATGGCAGCCTCTAGCGCATCCGGCACCAATGCAGTGCGATATGGAACCATGAGAGAAAACGTTATGAACTTGGAGGTTGTACTTGCTGACGGGACTACGATACACACGGCCGGCAAGGGCCGACGTCCCAA gaAGACTTCAGCGGGCTACAACTTGACAAACCTGTTTGTGGGATCAGAGGGCACCCTGGGAATCATCACTAAGACGACCCTGCGCCTCTATGGTATTCCGGACTCTATGGTATCTGCCGTGTGCTCTTTTCCTACGGTGCAGGCCGCTGTGGATAGCACGGTGCAGATTCTACAAGCTGGAGTTGCTATCGCTCGCATCG AGTTTCTAGATGACGTGATGATCGACGCCTGCAACAAGTTTAGCTCTCTGTCATACCCTGTCACACCAACTCTCTTCCTGGAGTTTCATGGTTCTGAACAGAGTCTCGAAGAACAAGTCACCACTACCG AGGAAATTACTCAAGCCAACGAAGGCTCCGATTTTGAGTGGGCCAGGGATGCAGAAAAACGGAATCGCTTGTGGAAAGCTCGCCATGACGCCTGGTATGCTGCTCAGGCTCTGAGGCCTGGTTGTAAG gcttACTCTACAGATGTGTGTGTTCCCATTTCTCGACTGCCTCAAATCATAGTAGAAACAAAGGCCGACCTGCTTGAGAACAAACTTACAG GTCCAATTGCTGGCCATGTGGGTGATGGTAACTTTCACTGTCTGATGGTACTTGATCCTGATGACCCAGAAGAACTCCACCAAGTCCATTTGTTCAGCGAGAGACTGGCAAG ACGAGCCCTGGCTATGAACGGTACCTGCACAGGTGAGCACGGAGTGGGTTTGGGCAAGCGAGGTCTTCTGTACGAAGAAATGGGACCTGAGACCATGCGGGTCATGCAGAACATAAAGAACGCCCTCGACCCAAAGAACCTCATGAACCCTGGGAAGGTTTTTCTTGCTGAAGAGCACTGA